A single genomic interval of Granulicella tundricola MP5ACTX9 harbors:
- a CDS encoding sialate O-acetylesterase, protein MKAVRVMMAGCLMFGCVAAKAELRLPKVISDHAVLQRERPIHVWGWATPGARVKAEFHAQTRYAEADALGRWSLYLQPEKAGGPYELRVSGDGGEATVRDLLVGDVWIASGQSNMEMPLQGFGPGTPIKDGEKEIAAATHPKMRLLLVEHKSSEYPLDDLSTTWTECTPETAKSFSAAAYFFGREISAKENVPVGLIDSSYGGTPADAWVSLDTLGTDASLLPAFASRATFANQQTDIRALIAEEKREDDAARAAGKPVPSHFWHPDEAPWRPAGLYNGMIAPLAPVTVKGFLWYQGEANSGYDRAPEYERLFGAMIGDWRRHFEQGNLPFLYAQISSYDSPKEYFSLVREEQRRVLEVANTGMVVTLDVGNAHNVHPADKQTVGARLALAARHVVYGQEVAYEGPLFREATTEMGKDGVKAMRVWFDAGKGLTFRGKAASGFELAGADHHFLLAEAEVEGESVVVRSQAVPLPVYVRYGWSSVVPESLYNAAGLPASTFSSEPVPSR, encoded by the coding sequence ATGAAGGCAGTGCGGGTCATGATGGCGGGATGTTTGATGTTTGGCTGCGTTGCAGCCAAGGCGGAGTTGCGGTTGCCGAAGGTGATCTCCGATCATGCGGTGCTGCAGCGGGAGAGGCCGATCCATGTCTGGGGCTGGGCGACGCCGGGAGCCAGGGTGAAGGCTGAGTTTCACGCACAGACTCGCTACGCTGAGGCAGATGCGCTGGGACGTTGGAGCCTCTATCTGCAGCCTGAGAAGGCTGGTGGTCCGTATGAGTTGCGGGTGAGTGGGGATGGCGGTGAGGCGACGGTTCGCGATCTGCTGGTGGGCGATGTGTGGATCGCATCCGGGCAGAGCAATATGGAGATGCCGCTGCAGGGCTTTGGGCCGGGCACGCCGATCAAGGACGGCGAGAAGGAGATTGCAGCAGCGACGCATCCGAAGATGAGGCTGCTGCTGGTGGAGCATAAGAGCTCCGAGTATCCGCTGGATGATCTCTCGACGACGTGGACGGAGTGTACGCCGGAGACGGCGAAGAGCTTCTCCGCGGCGGCTTACTTCTTTGGGCGTGAGATCAGCGCGAAGGAGAATGTGCCGGTCGGGTTGATCGATTCTTCGTATGGCGGAACGCCGGCGGATGCGTGGGTGTCGCTGGATACGCTGGGGACGGACGCGAGCCTTCTGCCGGCGTTTGCGAGCCGTGCGACGTTTGCCAATCAGCAGACAGACATACGCGCGTTGATCGCAGAAGAAAAGCGGGAGGATGATGCGGCGCGGGCCGCGGGCAAGCCGGTTCCGAGTCACTTCTGGCACCCGGATGAAGCTCCATGGCGGCCGGCGGGGCTTTACAACGGGATGATTGCGCCGCTCGCGCCGGTGACCGTGAAGGGATTTCTCTGGTATCAGGGAGAGGCGAACAGCGGCTATGACCGTGCGCCTGAGTATGAGCGGTTGTTTGGGGCGATGATCGGCGACTGGCGACGGCATTTTGAGCAGGGGAACCTGCCCTTTTTGTATGCGCAGATTTCGAGCTACGACTCACCCAAGGAGTATTTCTCGCTGGTGCGCGAGGAGCAGCGTCGAGTGCTTGAGGTGGCCAATACGGGGATGGTCGTAACGCTTGATGTGGGGAACGCGCACAATGTGCATCCGGCAGATAAGCAGACGGTAGGCGCTCGGCTGGCGCTGGCTGCGAGGCATGTGGTCTATGGCCAAGAGGTCGCCTACGAGGGGCCGCTGTTCCGCGAGGCGACGACGGAGATGGGTAAGGATGGGGTCAAGGCGATGCGGGTGTGGTTCGATGCGGGGAAGGGGCTGACGTTCCGGGGCAAGGCTGCCAGTGGGTTTGAGCTGGCCGGGGCGGATCATCACTTCCTGCTCGCAGAGGCGGAGGTTGAAGGCGAGAGTGTCGTGGTGCGGTCGCAGGCTGTGCCGCTGCCGGTTTATGTGCGGTATGGCTGGTCGAGCGTGGTGCCGGAGAGCCTTTACAACGCAGCGGGTCTGCCTGCTTCCACGTTCAGCTCAGAGCCGGTGCCTAGCCGCTAG
- a CDS encoding TCR/Tet family MFS transporter codes for MMRSNSRSTTLIFLIVFLDAMGIGIVFPVLPGLLRSLLHGQGLHGPGDVVRQYGYLLAAYAATMLLASPVLGALSDRFGRRPILLLSLMGTAVDDLVMALSPTVWVLYVGRAVAGLTGANMTVANAYLADINSAETRAAAFGRMNAFFGVGFIAGPVLGGLCGTYSLRAPFYVAAGLNLIGFLVCALVLPESLVARAAVRPRITLAQLNPFAAMRAISGLHGVGRLLYMFCTIDLVGQVPAVLWVLYTTGRFQWTPTVVGISFAYFGLFHALCQAFLPERLQKRWGERGTLMIGMTADSVGMVLFSLARSTAAVFGMIPLLCLGGVSLPALQSLLSNSVGDERQGEMQGVLTSFNGLIAVTGPVLASGVYGLLRERVPSYPGAVWLVPVMLYLPCFLMVAVGGKLGRRASVTTDGE; via the coding sequence ATGATGCGCTCCAACTCACGCTCTACGACCCTTATCTTTCTTATCGTGTTTCTGGATGCCATGGGCATCGGGATCGTCTTTCCGGTGCTGCCGGGACTGCTGCGCTCTTTGCTGCATGGACAAGGGCTGCATGGGCCGGGCGACGTGGTGCGGCAGTATGGCTATCTGCTGGCGGCTTATGCGGCGACGATGCTGCTGGCGAGCCCGGTGCTCGGGGCGTTGAGCGACAGGTTTGGGCGTCGGCCGATTCTGCTGCTGTCGCTGATGGGGACGGCGGTGGATGACCTGGTGATGGCGCTCTCGCCTACGGTGTGGGTGTTGTACGTGGGGCGGGCGGTGGCGGGGCTGACTGGGGCAAATATGACGGTCGCGAATGCCTATCTGGCGGATATCAACTCTGCCGAGACGCGGGCGGCGGCGTTCGGGCGGATGAATGCGTTCTTTGGGGTGGGGTTTATTGCGGGACCGGTGCTGGGTGGGTTGTGCGGGACGTACTCGCTGAGGGCTCCTTTTTATGTTGCGGCGGGGTTGAATCTGATTGGGTTTTTGGTGTGTGCGCTGGTGCTGCCGGAGTCGCTTGTGGCGCGGGCGGCGGTGCGGCCGCGGATTACCCTTGCGCAGTTGAATCCGTTTGCTGCCATGCGGGCGATCAGCGGGCTGCATGGCGTGGGCCGGCTGCTGTATATGTTCTGCACGATCGACCTGGTGGGGCAGGTGCCGGCGGTTTTGTGGGTGCTGTATACGACGGGGCGCTTTCAGTGGACACCTACGGTGGTGGGGATCTCGTTTGCGTACTTTGGGCTGTTTCATGCACTGTGCCAGGCATTTCTGCCGGAGCGGTTGCAGAAGCGATGGGGTGAGCGGGGGACACTGATGATCGGGATGACGGCTGACAGTGTGGGGATGGTGCTGTTCTCGCTGGCGCGGAGTACGGCTGCGGTGTTCGGGATGATTCCGCTGCTTTGTCTGGGTGGAGTTTCGCTGCCGGCGTTGCAGTCGTTGCTTTCAAACAGCGTAGGGGATGAGCGGCAAGGCGAGATGCAGGGCGTGCTGACAAGCTTCAACGGGCTGATTGCGGTGACGGGGCCGGTGCTGGCCTCGGGTGTTTATGGCTTGCTGCGGGAGCGGGTGCCTTCGTATCCGGGAGCGGTGTGGCTGGTGCCGGTTATGCTGTACTTGCCTTGTTTCCTGATGGTCGCGGTTGGCGGCAAGCTGGGGCGCAGGGCATCTGTAACGACAGACGGGGAGTGA
- a CDS encoding VWA domain-containing protein — METHLIDTTVSVHDGSGGLVNDVAKDDLTIIEDGVPQTVRFFSHADQLNLSIGLVIDASGSQEKFIKEHEHDIADFLHQTLLPGDRVFAVCFGNHLRLVSDWTGDQAAIIDNLRSYDKGHRDGPELGPIEEREFGTALNDAIFYSATEKMADVHQRRKVLVVFSDGEENSSEHDLVDAIEAAQNNDVLVYAIRYTELNHGKMNARDRYGMRELDHLTAQTGGKSYDVHAMKVSQAFAEIAGELRSLYGVAYQSTNKVRDGAFRKIVIQPNRPGLVLRARAGYYAK; from the coding sequence GTGGAGACTCATCTGATCGATACGACAGTCAGCGTGCACGATGGCTCCGGCGGGCTCGTCAATGATGTTGCCAAGGACGACCTCACCATCATTGAGGACGGCGTTCCTCAGACGGTCCGCTTCTTCTCGCACGCCGATCAGCTCAACCTCAGTATCGGCCTGGTGATCGACGCGAGCGGAAGCCAGGAGAAGTTCATCAAGGAGCACGAGCATGATATCGCCGACTTCCTCCATCAGACTCTGCTTCCCGGTGACCGCGTCTTTGCGGTTTGCTTCGGGAATCATCTGCGGCTGGTGAGTGACTGGACCGGCGACCAGGCGGCTATCATCGATAACCTCCGCAGCTACGATAAGGGCCATCGGGACGGGCCGGAGCTCGGACCGATCGAAGAGCGGGAGTTTGGGACCGCGCTCAACGACGCCATCTTCTACTCTGCGACCGAGAAGATGGCGGATGTTCATCAGCGCCGGAAGGTTCTGGTCGTCTTCTCTGACGGCGAGGAAAACTCCAGTGAACACGATCTTGTCGATGCGATTGAAGCTGCGCAAAACAATGACGTGCTGGTGTATGCGATCCGCTACACGGAACTCAATCATGGCAAGATGAATGCGCGCGACCGGTATGGCATGCGCGAACTCGACCACCTCACCGCGCAGACCGGGGGCAAGTCCTACGATGTGCATGCGATGAAGGTCAGCCAGGCGTTTGCGGAGATCGCCGGTGAGCTTCGCTCGCTTTATGGTGTGGCGTATCAATCTACGAACAAGGTTCGCGACGGTGCCTTCCGCAAGATTGTGATTCAGCCGAATCGTCCGGGACTGGTGCTTAGAGCTCGCGCCGGGTATTACGCGAAGTAG
- the holA gene encoding DNA polymerase III subunit delta — MPKAVIKSFASSDRFLSELRSGSLRPGYVLAGDEAFLYQRCRDGVLDALAPPDQRDFCLHDLDLGETAIFDVLDRAQTPSLMVPFQVIFVRGLKALYGRGSKKEEFAAIDAYFRRPNPQALILFVADHLSIPTDLRRMDMTDKERYDRIRETLGDWCGLVELARVEEGDAARWLMETAAERGARIETDAARELVDALGADMMLIASEFEKLCLYAQGKQLLTLAGKPAVETPAITLGDVETMVLAAKQRSLYELTDAISAKDRPRALGLLHGLLNASDGGEDSAIGHLYMLARTFRQMLIISEKNVRDSRAIWGVLWQGFRMPPFAAEELIKQARRYKSRGDLTRALRLIAKADLEIRSSPPDKRLVLERLVLGLATEAKVNVYEASGQFAMEL, encoded by the coding sequence ATGCCTAAGGCTGTGATCAAGAGTTTTGCGAGTTCAGATCGATTTCTTTCGGAGCTGCGGTCTGGCAGCCTAAGGCCGGGGTATGTGCTGGCGGGGGATGAGGCGTTTCTGTATCAGCGGTGCCGGGATGGGGTGCTCGATGCGCTGGCTCCGCCGGATCAGCGGGACTTCTGCCTGCATGACCTGGACTTGGGTGAGACGGCGATCTTCGATGTGCTGGACCGGGCGCAGACGCCTTCGCTGATGGTGCCGTTCCAAGTGATCTTCGTGCGTGGGTTGAAGGCGCTGTACGGACGGGGGTCGAAGAAGGAGGAGTTTGCGGCGATCGACGCTTACTTCCGGCGGCCGAATCCGCAGGCACTGATTTTGTTTGTGGCGGATCATCTTTCTATTCCGACCGATCTTCGGCGCATGGATATGACCGACAAGGAGCGCTACGACCGCATCCGCGAGACGCTGGGCGACTGGTGTGGGTTGGTGGAGCTGGCGCGGGTTGAGGAAGGTGATGCTGCTCGGTGGTTGATGGAGACGGCGGCTGAACGTGGGGCTCGGATTGAGACGGACGCGGCGAGGGAGTTGGTGGACGCGCTGGGTGCGGACATGATGCTAATTGCCAGTGAGTTTGAGAAACTGTGTTTGTACGCGCAAGGGAAGCAGTTGCTGACGCTGGCGGGGAAGCCCGCAGTTGAGACGCCGGCGATTACGCTGGGCGATGTGGAGACGATGGTGCTGGCGGCGAAGCAGCGGTCCTTGTATGAGCTGACGGATGCGATCTCCGCGAAGGACCGGCCGCGTGCGCTTGGGCTGCTGCATGGGTTGTTGAATGCGAGCGATGGTGGCGAGGATTCGGCGATCGGGCACTTGTATATGCTGGCGCGGACGTTCCGGCAGATGCTGATTATTTCGGAGAAAAATGTCAGGGACTCAAGGGCGATCTGGGGGGTGCTGTGGCAGGGCTTCCGGATGCCTCCGTTTGCGGCTGAGGAGCTGATCAAGCAGGCTCGGAGATACAAGTCGCGGGGGGATCTGACGCGGGCGTTGCGGTTGATTGCCAAGGCTGACCTGGAGATTCGGTCGAGCCCGCCGGATAAGCGGCTTGTGCTGGAGCGGCTGGTGCTGGGGCTCGCAACCGAGGCGAAGGTGAATGTGTATGAGGCCAGCGGGCAGTTTGCGATGGAGCTATAG
- a CDS encoding LPS-assembly lipoprotein LptE, whose product MRRLFMLFLLVSMVLPLSGCGYHTAGAATHLPASVRTVAVPVFENRTQSFHTEFAFTQAVIRELNTRTKYQVLNTDGPADATLKGTILSQTASPLTYDSTSGQTSSYLVTITARVVLTGSDGKVLYQNDALAYREQYQSTQDLSGFIQEDGPAVRRMARDFAQTLVSNVLESF is encoded by the coding sequence ATGCGACGACTTTTCATGCTGTTTTTGTTGGTTTCTATGGTGCTTCCGTTGAGTGGGTGCGGGTACCACACGGCTGGGGCGGCTACACATCTGCCGGCTTCTGTGCGGACGGTGGCGGTGCCGGTGTTTGAGAATCGGACGCAGTCTTTTCATACGGAGTTTGCGTTTACGCAGGCGGTGATCCGGGAGTTGAATACGCGGACGAAGTACCAGGTGCTGAATACGGATGGGCCGGCGGATGCGACGCTGAAGGGGACGATTCTTTCGCAGACGGCTTCGCCGCTGACGTATGACTCGACCTCCGGGCAGACATCTTCTTACCTGGTGACGATTACGGCTCGGGTGGTACTGACGGGGAGCGATGGGAAGGTGCTGTATCAGAACGATGCGCTGGCTTATCGGGAGCAGTATCAGTCGACGCAGGATTTGTCCGGGTTTATCCAGGAGGATGGACCGGCGGTGAGACGGATGGCTCGGGACTTTGCGCAGACGCTGGTATCGAATGTGTTGGAGTCGTTTTGA
- the ftsH gene encoding ATP-dependent zinc metalloprotease FtsH — MNSTVKQLLLWVSLLACLFILWNYVAKTTGGGKEEQVSLSQLQNDADAGKIQDVTVNGNEVTGHYKDKKETFHTIIPSNYPDLYKNLREHGVGITIKDQTPSFWVNALVSLAPVALLLGLFLFMMRQMQSGGNKAMSFGKSRARLLSMQQKKITFKDVAGVDEAKEELKEIIEFLRESQKFQKLGGRIPKGVLLVGPPGTGKTLLARAVAGEANVPFFSISGSDFVEMFVGVGASRVRDLFEQGKKNAPCIIFIDEIDAVGRHRGAGLGGGHDEREQTLNQLLVEMDGFEANDGVILVAATNRPDVLDPALLRPGRFDRRVIVDRPDIKGREEVLRVHSKKVPMSEDVNLNVLARGTPGFSGADLANMVNEAALTAARFNRKAVHMFDFETAKDKVMMGAERKSMLLSDEEKKVTAYHEAGHVLVAALRNHSDPLHKVTIIPRGMALGVTMHLPEEDKHTVTKDYLETQLAVFMGGRCAEEIFLKQMTTGAGNDIQRSTALARAMVCEYGMSRMGPLTFGKKEGGEVFLGREIGQARDFSDDTAKQIDEEVRNFVDAGYQSAYSILDGNHDIMHRMSAALLERETLDAAEIKLIIEGKELPEARSPLSAVDPGPGGDVQKVLKPENGRKPGFEGQPSPA, encoded by the coding sequence TTGAATTCGACCGTTAAACAACTTTTACTCTGGGTTTCGCTGCTTGCCTGCTTGTTCATCCTCTGGAACTACGTCGCCAAGACCACGGGCGGCGGCAAGGAAGAGCAGGTGAGCCTGTCGCAGCTTCAGAACGACGCAGACGCCGGCAAGATCCAGGACGTCACGGTCAATGGCAATGAAGTTACGGGCCACTATAAGGACAAGAAAGAGACCTTCCACACGATCATCCCGAGCAACTACCCGGATCTGTACAAGAACCTGCGGGAGCATGGGGTAGGGATCACGATCAAGGACCAGACGCCGAGCTTCTGGGTGAATGCGCTGGTGAGCCTGGCGCCGGTGGCGCTGCTGCTGGGGCTGTTCCTGTTCATGATGCGGCAGATGCAGTCCGGCGGGAACAAGGCAATGAGCTTCGGCAAGAGCCGTGCGCGCCTGCTCTCCATGCAGCAGAAGAAGATCACGTTCAAGGATGTGGCGGGTGTCGATGAGGCTAAGGAAGAGCTGAAGGAGATCATCGAGTTCCTGCGCGAAAGCCAGAAGTTCCAGAAACTGGGCGGCCGCATTCCCAAGGGCGTGCTATTGGTCGGACCTCCGGGAACGGGTAAGACCTTGCTCGCCCGCGCTGTTGCAGGCGAGGCAAACGTTCCGTTCTTCTCGATCTCCGGCTCCGACTTTGTGGAGATGTTTGTGGGCGTGGGCGCTTCGCGCGTGCGCGACCTGTTCGAGCAGGGCAAGAAGAATGCTCCTTGCATCATCTTCATCGATGAGATCGACGCTGTTGGACGGCACCGCGGTGCCGGACTGGGCGGCGGACACGATGAGCGCGAGCAGACGCTGAACCAGTTGCTGGTGGAGATGGATGGATTCGAGGCCAACGATGGAGTGATCCTGGTGGCTGCTACGAACCGTCCGGATGTGCTCGACCCGGCTCTGCTGCGTCCGGGCCGTTTCGATCGGCGCGTGATTGTGGATCGTCCTGACATCAAGGGGCGCGAAGAGGTTCTGCGCGTTCACTCGAAGAAGGTTCCTATGTCTGAGGACGTGAACCTGAACGTTCTGGCTCGTGGGACACCGGGCTTCTCCGGCGCGGATCTGGCGAACATGGTAAATGAGGCTGCGTTGACCGCGGCTCGGTTCAACCGCAAGGCCGTCCACATGTTCGACTTCGAGACCGCGAAGGATAAGGTCATGATGGGCGCGGAGCGGAAGTCGATGCTGCTGTCCGACGAGGAGAAGAAGGTGACGGCGTATCACGAGGCCGGGCACGTTCTGGTCGCGGCGCTGCGGAACCACTCTGATCCTCTTCACAAGGTGACGATCATCCCGCGCGGTATGGCGCTGGGCGTGACGATGCACCTGCCTGAGGAAGATAAGCACACCGTCACCAAGGATTACCTGGAGACTCAGTTGGCTGTATTTATGGGCGGACGCTGCGCGGAAGAGATATTCCTGAAGCAGATGACGACCGGCGCGGGCAACGATATTCAACGGTCCACGGCGCTGGCTCGCGCGATGGTTTGCGAGTACGGTATGTCGCGGATGGGTCCGCTGACCTTCGGCAAGAAAGAAGGCGGCGAGGTGTTCCTTGGGCGTGAGATTGGCCAGGCGCGTGACTTCTCAGACGATACGGCGAAGCAGATCGACGAAGAGGTCCGCAACTTTGTGGACGCGGGTTATCAGTCGGCTTACTCGATTCTGGATGGGAACCACGACATCATGCATCGCATGTCGGCCGCCCTGCTGGAGCGGGAGACGCTGGATGCGGCTGAGATCAAGCTGATCATCGAAGGCAAGGAGCTTCCGGAGGCGCGTTCGCCACTTTCGGCGGTCGATCCGGGTCCCGGTGGCGACGTGCAGAAGGTGCTGAAGCCTGAGAACGGCCGGAAGCCTGGATTTGAAGGACAGCCTAGCCCTGCCTAG
- the tilS gene encoding tRNA lysidine(34) synthetase TilS: protein MLALPSVGLKVGERVCCAVSGGADSVAMLLLVCAANGGSKGLGLGVSAVHVNHGLRGAESDGDEGFVAALCEGLGVPLTIERADVAGRVAARGETVEEAAREVRYECFRRLIAEGRANVVLTAHTLDDQAETVLMKLLRGAWTEGLGGISPVVEVPGGRVVRPVLGVRRGELVEFLKAKGQGWREDSSNADEAFTRNRLRHTVMPVLRAENPSVDRTLANLAEVAREEEARWGVELKRLLPQVLLPGKPVRGGGRANSTAVDGGAVAIEIERLRAMDGALRRRVLRAAARGIGARLSFDETGRLLALAGIGPADPTVPTKAGSVLKLANGLVGERSVRELRLSRAGSGSQG from the coding sequence GTGTTGGCGCTTCCGAGTGTGGGGTTGAAGGTGGGGGAGAGGGTCTGCTGCGCGGTATCGGGCGGGGCGGACTCTGTGGCGATGCTGCTGCTGGTTTGTGCGGCTAATGGGGGGAGTAAGGGGTTGGGGTTGGGGGTCTCTGCGGTGCATGTGAATCATGGGCTGCGCGGGGCGGAGTCGGATGGGGATGAGGGGTTTGTGGCGGCGCTGTGTGAGGGGCTGGGGGTGCCGCTGACGATCGAGCGGGCGGATGTGGCGGGGCGGGTGGCTGCTCGGGGGGAGACGGTTGAGGAGGCGGCGCGGGAGGTTCGGTATGAGTGCTTTCGGCGGCTGATCGCTGAGGGGCGGGCGAATGTGGTGCTGACGGCGCATACGCTGGACGATCAGGCGGAGACGGTGTTGATGAAGTTGCTGCGGGGGGCCTGGACGGAGGGGTTGGGAGGGATCTCGCCGGTGGTGGAGGTGCCGGGTGGGCGGGTGGTGAGGCCGGTGCTGGGGGTTCGGCGGGGGGAGTTGGTTGAGTTTCTGAAGGCGAAGGGGCAGGGGTGGCGGGAGGACTCGTCCAATGCGGATGAGGCGTTTACGCGCAACCGGCTGCGGCATACGGTGATGCCGGTGCTGCGGGCGGAGAATCCTTCGGTGGACCGGACGCTGGCGAATCTGGCGGAGGTGGCTCGGGAGGAGGAGGCTCGGTGGGGGGTGGAGCTGAAGCGGCTGCTGCCGCAGGTGCTGCTGCCGGGTAAACCAGTGCGGGGCGGGGGACGGGCGAACTCAACTGCGGTGGATGGCGGGGCGGTGGCGATTGAGATCGAACGGCTGCGGGCGATGGATGGGGCGCTGCGGCGGCGGGTGCTGCGGGCGGCAGCGAGGGGGATTGGGGCGAGACTGAGTTTTGACGAGACTGGGCGGCTGCTGGCGCTGGCGGGGATTGGGCCGGCGGACCCGACGGTGCCGACGAAGGCGGGATCGGTGTTGAAACTGGCGAATGGGCTGGTGGGGGAGCGGAGTGTGCGAGAGCTGAGGCTCTCGCGGGCCGGAAGCGGGAGTCAGGGCTGA
- a CDS encoding MGH1-like glycoside hydrolase domain-containing protein, with translation MSRMGGRREFLRRAGVLAAGVGVAGRGMLGQAVGEQQTPAAKPVPAMVAANAKWKSTWSDALTVLAGNIKMTPHYPRPLLFEGAVYGGCWQECGPMEGLVYSSLGQYVPAMAGVPTPVQVAKDNHMAFFALQTAEGQIPSSIKATASPEGGLGQIQMVVPIAATAWELAQATGDDELLVAAYKAGGKWDAWLRQYRDTRKTGLVEGFCTYDTGHDNSPRWKGIPNRCPDADARKFPALPGMPRLCPDLSATVYGGRVALAAMARELGRPDEADRWLADAETIRKLIIAKLWDPKDAAFYDLDSDNKFVRVRGDLISRVLGEHVLKLSDAGDRQIFNAVYTRQIVNPKAFWAPYPLTSIAMDDPAFVRPIPRNSWGGASQALTALRVPRWMPHYGKHADFEHLMRQWCEAISRHGEFRQQMDPETGDFTQADPSGYSPAALVFLDFARRLGRADLGAEGKTQG, from the coding sequence ATGAGTCGGATGGGTGGGCGGCGGGAGTTTTTGAGGCGAGCGGGAGTTTTGGCGGCGGGGGTGGGAGTTGCCGGGCGGGGTATGTTGGGGCAGGCGGTTGGGGAACAGCAGACCCCGGCGGCTAAGCCCGTGCCGGCGATGGTGGCGGCGAATGCTAAGTGGAAATCGACCTGGAGCGATGCACTGACGGTGCTGGCGGGGAATATCAAGATGACTCCGCATTACCCTCGGCCCCTGCTGTTTGAGGGTGCGGTCTATGGAGGGTGCTGGCAGGAGTGTGGGCCGATGGAGGGGCTGGTTTACTCGTCTCTGGGGCAGTATGTGCCGGCGATGGCGGGGGTGCCTACTCCGGTGCAGGTGGCGAAGGATAACCATATGGCGTTCTTTGCGCTGCAGACGGCGGAGGGGCAGATTCCATCTTCGATCAAGGCGACCGCCTCGCCTGAAGGTGGGCTGGGGCAGATCCAGATGGTGGTGCCGATTGCGGCGACGGCTTGGGAGCTAGCGCAGGCTACGGGAGATGATGAGCTGCTGGTGGCGGCTTACAAGGCTGGCGGCAAGTGGGATGCCTGGCTGAGGCAGTATCGGGATACGCGGAAGACGGGGCTGGTGGAGGGGTTCTGCACGTACGACACGGGGCATGACAACTCGCCGCGGTGGAAGGGGATTCCGAACCGTTGTCCGGATGCGGATGCGAGGAAGTTTCCGGCGCTGCCGGGGATGCCGAGGCTGTGTCCCGATCTTTCGGCTACGGTTTATGGCGGGCGGGTGGCGCTGGCGGCGATGGCTCGGGAGTTGGGGCGGCCGGATGAGGCGGATCGTTGGCTGGCGGACGCCGAGACGATTCGGAAGCTGATTATTGCAAAACTTTGGGACCCTAAGGATGCGGCTTTTTATGACCTGGATTCCGATAACAAGTTTGTGAGGGTGCGGGGGGATCTGATTTCGCGGGTGCTGGGGGAGCATGTGCTGAAGCTGTCGGATGCTGGGGATCGGCAGATCTTCAATGCGGTTTATACGCGGCAGATTGTGAATCCGAAGGCTTTCTGGGCGCCTTATCCGCTGACCTCGATTGCGATGGATGATCCGGCTTTTGTAAGGCCGATTCCTCGTAATAGCTGGGGTGGGGCGAGTCAGGCGCTGACGGCGCTGAGGGTGCCGAGGTGGATGCCGCACTATGGGAAGCATGCGGACTTTGAGCATTTGATGAGGCAGTGGTGCGAGGCGATCAGCCGGCATGGGGAGTTTCGGCAGCAGATGGACCCGGAGACTGGGGATTTCACGCAGGCTGATCCTAGTGGGTACTCGCCGGCTGCTTTGGTGTTTTTGGATTTTGCGCGGAGGTTGGGTCGGGCGGATCTGGGGGCGGAGGGGAAGACGCAGGGGTAG
- a CDS encoding IS1595 family transposase: MDYPKTLIEAVRYFSDEQVCIDSVSEMRWPDGKPTCCWCGKQNNTWLATQKRWKCKACRKQFSVKRGTIFEDSPLGLDKWLVAMWMLANCRNGVSSYEIARSLGITQKSAWHMTHRIREAMAPEDGSKLGGADTAVEVDESYIGGKLKNMHNKQRRAFAGSGGDNKNKSIVMGAVDRENKKVRAEVIPAAQRETMQALVQKHVKFGSTVYTDSHVGYTGLKLKYEHDFVNHMTEYVRGQVHTNGIENFWALLKRGLAGTYVSVEPEHLGRYVNEQVFRFNHRWVGKVRHTDATRFKAVLKEIVNRQLTYADLTGRSGQTAKF, translated from the coding sequence ATGGATTACCCCAAAACACTCATCGAAGCGGTCCGGTATTTCTCCGACGAACAGGTCTGCATTGATTCCGTCTCCGAGATGCGCTGGCCTGATGGTAAACCAACCTGCTGCTGGTGCGGGAAGCAGAACAATACGTGGCTTGCGACGCAAAAGCGGTGGAAGTGTAAAGCCTGTCGTAAACAGTTCTCAGTCAAGCGTGGAACGATATTTGAGGATTCGCCCCTCGGTTTAGACAAATGGCTTGTCGCTATGTGGATGCTGGCGAATTGCCGAAATGGGGTTTCGTCCTATGAGATCGCCCGTTCTCTCGGAATCACTCAAAAATCTGCGTGGCATATGACCCACCGTATACGGGAAGCAATGGCACCTGAAGACGGCTCTAAACTTGGCGGGGCTGATACAGCGGTCGAAGTTGACGAGTCCTATATCGGTGGCAAGTTGAAGAACATGCACAACAAACAAAGACGGGCATTTGCGGGTTCGGGCGGAGACAACAAAAATAAGAGCATTGTCATGGGTGCTGTAGACCGCGAGAACAAGAAAGTTCGTGCTGAAGTCATACCAGCGGCACAACGCGAAACGATGCAAGCCCTTGTCCAGAAACACGTCAAGTTTGGATCTACGGTCTACACAGACAGTCACGTTGGCTATACGGGTTTGAAACTCAAATATGAGCATGACTTTGTGAACCATATGACCGAATACGTTCGCGGTCAGGTCCACACCAACGGTATTGAGAACTTTTGGGCATTGCTCAAACGTGGTTTGGCTGGCACCTATGTATCAGTAGAGCCCGAGCATTTGGGTCGGTACGTCAATGAGCAAGTATTTCGCTTCAATCATCGTTGGGTTGGCAAAGTCAGGCACACAGACGCAACCCGCTTCAAAGCCGTACTCAAAGAGATCGTAAACCGTCAGTTGACATATGCAGACCTTACCGGGAGGTCAGGTCAAACCGCGAAATTCTAA